ACGGCGACCATCCGCCGTCAGGGGCGTAGGTCCTGAACCGCCCCCGGCGGCTCCGCCTCACCTGACGCCCGCGCTGTTGCGCCTGGCAGCCTCTGGAGGCCGAACTGCTCCAGCCGGGATTCAGCCTGCTGGACGTTCCACACGGCACCCAATTCGGCGTAGGTAGACAGCGATGCTCCCAGCGCGGCTCTGGCGTCATCCAAACGACTTCGCTCGGCGAACAGGATCGCGGCGTCCTCCTCCGCTCCGGCGAGTTCGATCCGGCGGCCGGCGGACCGGTAGTGGTCGGCCGCCGTGAGCACCGCACCGAGGTCGCGATTGACGAGTCCCCGGCAATGCGCGGCGGCGGCCTCCCGTGCCGCCGTCCGGTCACGCCTCATCTCGGACTCGCACACTTCCAACGCCAGCCGCATCGCTTCGGAATCGCCCAGTTGCGCCGCTATCCGGGCCACGCCGGGCAACCACCGGTAGCGATGCGTCATCGGCGCGAAGTCCGATGTGAGGATGGGGACGCGCCGTTCCAGCGCCGCCTCCAGTCGGCCCTGCCCCTCGGCCAGGAGCGACCGCGCCATGAGCAGGAAATCGCTACCGGCCAGGAAACCGGTGGGGTTGCGCCGTGACCATTGCCCCGCGGAGTGCAGGTGTGCTCTCGCCGTGGCCTGTTCGTTGCGGTGCCCGGCGATCAACGCGGCTACCCCATGCAGGATCGCGGAAGCACCCGGGCGACCCAGCAAGTAGGACTCGGTCAACGAGTCCGCCAAGGTCATCGCGCTGACCTTGCCGAGTGCGTCCGGCCAAAGCCCCAGCCAGTAGTAATGCACTACGCCGGCAACGGATATCTCCCCGGGCAAGGTGTGCGAGGTCGCGTAGTGCTCGGCCGCCCGCAAGGCTCCCAGGGCGTCGTCGACGTGGTCGAGGTCCTGCAGCGCGAGCATGGTGTCGTCCAATGCAAGCATCCACAGGTCGGCCAGTTGGGGCACCGTCTCGAAGGCATCCGGTGCCCGGTCGGAGGTTTCGGGCGTCGAGCGGGAGTCGCGTCGTTGCGCTGTGACGGCCTGGCGGTTGCCTGGATCGCCGAATTCGGCCGACTCCAGGGCCGCCAGCAGGGGCGTGTACCGGCTCCGCCACGTCTCGGGAACGAGTTCGTCCCGCATCGCCGGACGAATCTCGTCGAGGGCTTTGCCGACACCACCCCTGCGGTAGTAGATGTAGGCGAGGATCAAGCGCATGTCCGCATCGAGCAGGCTGTCGGTGGTCCGCGCCACCACGAACTGCGCGGAGCTCGCCGGTTCCCGCCCCAGCCAGAACATCAGCCTGGCGAACGCCGCCGCGAATTTCTCGCGCACGGCACTGGATATCGATCCTCGGTTGAGCGCAGCGCGCAGCAGCGCCGCTGCGGAATGCGGTGCGTTGCTGCTCAGCACCCCGACGTTAGCCAGCAACCAGTCGATCAGCCAGGAATCCACCGTGACGGGTGCCGCGGTCAGCTGCGCCGCCACCCGGTCGGCGGGTGCACCTGCCTTGGCCAGCGCTTCCGCCAACTGCCGGTGCATCGCGAGCCGTACGGCATTGGGCATTTTCGCGTAGAAGACCTTGTGCACCAGCGGATGCCGAAAGGCGAGCAGATCGTGGGATTCCATCAGCAGCCCGGCCGCGCATGCTTCGTCGACCATCTCGATCAGATCCGATGCCGGCCTGTCCAGCGCGATAGCCGCCTCGGCCAGCGAGAACTGTTCGCCGAGCAAGGCGGCCCGGCGCAGGAGTTCGGTGGTCTGCCCGGACAGGAATCTGAGGTGGCCGGCAATCGCCGAGAGCGCGGCGTCCGGAACCGCGTCGTCCAACGATGGATCCGTGTCCGCGTAGCCCCCGGCGAAGACGATCGCGCCCTCTCGCAGCAGACCGTTGACGGTCTCCTCAACGTAGCGCGGGTTTCCGCGCGCGCCCTTGACCACCGCCCGTAACTTGGCGCTCACCGGCAAACCGACGATCGCGCTGACGAACTCGTGCACCGCTGACTCGGGCAGGGGGCCGAGCGGGAGCACCGTGGCATCGGCCTCGACGTTCGCGCGCACTTGATCCAGTTCGGCCCGGACGGGCACCGGTCGGCACGCCCCGATCAGCAACAACGGTAGCTCCCGGCGGAGCCGGCACAGGTGTTGCCAGACCAGCAGAGTCGCCGCATCCGCCCAGTGGAGGTCATCGATCACCAGTACCAGCGGTGCGTCCGCACACAGCTCGGCGACCAGGTTCAGGAGGTTGTGCACCACCGGCTGGACGTCTTCGTCGGAGGCGGAGGTGTCGGGCCTGTCGCGCAGGGCGGAGGCGAGTTCGGCACGCCTGGGGTCCGCCGAATCCGGCTTTACGCCGAGGCATTCCAACAGGACCCGCAGTGTGAACCGCTGACCGAGTTCATCGCTCACCCCCCACGCCACCTGGCAACCCGATGCGATGGCCTCCGCGAGTCCTTCCGCCAACAGACAGGATTTCCCGATGCCGGGTTCGCCCTCGATCCACACGGCTCGGCCATTTCCGGCGGCCACGTCCGACACCGCATCCCGGAGGAAGGACACCTCGGCGGATCGGCCGACGAACCTGGCCGGGCGGCTCGGCTGCCGAGACTCGACGCCCAGCAGCTTGGGAGGCGCCGGCTTCACCGGAGCCGGCTGCGACGGAGTCGGGTCCACCGGAGCCGCCTTCGGTGCGGTCGACTCGGACCGGCGCACCGGGACGCGGGCAAGCGAGGGATCATTGGCCAACATCTGCTCGTGCAGGTTGCGCAGGGGCGAGGCCGGTTCGATCCCCAACTCTTCGATCAGGGTCTGGCGGGTTTCCCGGAACACCGCCAGCGCTTCGCCCTTCCGGTCGGACCGGTACAACGCCAGCATCAACAGCGCGCGCAGCGCCTCGCGCATCGGATGCTCACGCACCAGCGCCGAAAGTTCCGCGACGATCTCGGCATGTCCGCCCTCGGCGATGACGATCTCGGCGCGTTGTTCCAGTGTCGCCAGGCGCAGTTCGGTCAGGCGTGGCCGCTGGACGCTGGCGAACGGACCGGGGATACCGGAAAGCGCCTCGCCCTTCCACAGGCGCAGGGCCGAATCCAGCGCCTCGATGGCACCGGTCGCATCCTGCCTGGCCCAGCATTGCTGGGCGCGTGACCGGTACTCCTGGAAGCGGTGCACATCGCAGGCATCCGGCGGAAGCCGCAGGCAATAGCCGGAGCTCACCGTGGTCAGGATCTGCCCGGCGTTGCGTCGGGAACGTTCCGGCTCCAGGGCACGTCGGATGTCGGAGACATACGTGTAGATGCTGCCCTCGGCGCTGGACGGCGGAGACTCACCCCACACCGCGTCGATGAGCTGCTGCCGCGAAACCGACTGGTTCGCCGACATCGCCAGCACGGCCAGGACCGTCCGGCGATGGGCGGAGCCCAATGCGAGCTCCTCGTTGCCCCGCCAAGCCCGCACCGGGCCGAGCAACTCAAGTGTGAGCGAGGTATCCCCAGGCGCGCTCGCCGGGATCCCCCGGGGGCCATCCTCGATTCCTTCAGCCGGGGGCGAGAAGGACAAAACAAACCCCCCTGTACAGCGGCCGACATACGAGTATGCATGCGTGACGAAGACGGCCGGGGCCATCGCTGCCCGCGACCACATCCCGCTGATACTCGCGCGGCAGCCCGATTCAATGTAATGAAACACTTACTTCACGTTCATGCCATTTTCCGGCACCGATACCACACCCAGTGAGAAGCACTTGCCGAGCCCGCGGCGTAGAATGCATTAGGGAAACCGCTGTTTCGGAAGTGTCATAGCCGAAGCTTAGGCCCAAGTCGGGTATGCGCGCAAGTGGCGGAATGTCGTTAGCCCGGACATCCGTGGACGGACGCCATCTTTTACCGGTAACGCGTCTTGCAAATGGAGTCGGCCGGATTTGCTGGAAACTTCAACAACCGGTGGCGTATTGTACCAAGTGTCCGGTTCTTTGCCTATCGTTCCGCCTTCACGCTGGACCAACGGGGCGCTGGCGACCTCGCCCCGGACACCCGCTCCGGCGCTGGGACAAATTCGCGTCAGCAAAGTCGACTTGGCGCCGGATTCGCATTTCCGGGTCGGCGCAACCAGGCCGCAACCTTTCGGACACCAGGCGTCGACCCGGAACCCCACGGGCCGGTATCGTTCGTCCACGTGGTGGACGAACAAAATCAACATCCGCTCATTGCCCGGAATGCGCGGCCATCGGCGCGTGCAATTCGCACGCGAACAATGCCACATATCGCGGACCCACGGAGAATTGCGTTTGAATTCACGAGCAGGCGCCGATCAATTCCGACGAGAAGAGATCCATCGCAATAGGATCGGTGCGCCCTGGGCAAGATGACCACGTGCCGCATCTTCACCCGGAAAACTCCGTACGCCGATTCGCCGGAAAGCAACGAAGGAAATTGCCGTAGGCATTCTGGAAAGGTGCGAAGATCAACGGCGAGTTCCGCTCGCAGGCCCGGCCGCAGTAGTACCGGCCGAGCACATCGCACACGGACTTGGCCGCACTTCGGACCTCGCCGAGGCGGTGGAGACGTAGCCGTCCACCGCCTCGGCGATCCCCTGACAGCCGACGCACTCCTGGCCCTTCTGCCTGGCAAAGACGTCGCAGCCCGCCCGGAGGGACGGCGGACACCGCGGACCACATCGGGGTCCGCGACGGCTCGGGGCTCCCGGGAACCGGCCCCGCCCGGACGGTCCGCGCATGCGCGGATGTCAAGATCGGCAACGAGTCGATGCAAACAGGGACGGTTGCCGAGTGCGCTATTTTCGGGCAACCGACGAGGGGCGACGCGGTCGGCAAGATTGATCCAGCGACGAGCAGAGGGCGGATAGCTCGTCCTGGCCGAGCAAATTTTCGTTTCCCATTCGGGGATGCACAAGACAAGGGCGGATTGTCCTTCGTGGATCAAGCCAGCACCCACAGATCGGAACCTTCGGGCAGGAAATCATGCCCGAACGACTCGTTCGCATCCACACTCCTTGCGGAAACGCACCGGGCAAAAACTCGATCGGTGCACAATGCGCAACACCGGCCGGGCAACTTCGCTCAAGCCCGCTGGTCGTCAGGTCCGTCCGCGAACGGGTCGTCGACCGAGGCCGTGAGGCGGTAATCGATCCGCACGTCGCGGTAGGTCACCCCGGCCGCCACGCGACGGGGAAGGCCTACTCGGTCGGCGGACGACTCGCCCTGCGCCGTGCCGAGGAATTCCACCCGAACGTCAGGTTCCGCCTGGAAGCGCAGTCGCCGCGCTCGCACGGTCGCGTGGAAGCCGATGTCGTGCGCACCGTCCGATGAGCTCATGACGACCGGCCCCTGTTGCCGCTCGGATCCGATCGGGGCGGCGGTTTGCGCCGGGGTTTGCCGTCGGCCGGACGTCGCCTCTCCTCCCGCTCGACGACGCGGCTGGGCCTCGGCCGTTCTTCCCCCGCGCCGCCGCGGTCCGCAGACTCGTCTTCGCCTTTGCGCCCGCCCACTGCTCTGCCCGCGCCATGTCCTACGTCCCGCGCTGCCTCGCCGACACCCCCCACGGCTCCGCCGGCACCCCGGCCGACTTCCTTCGCGGCTTCACCCGCACCACGCCCCACCTCGCCCACGGCGTCGCCGGCACCCCGCCCAACGGATTCAACGGACTTCGCCGCGCCAGTACCGACTTCCTCGACCGCCTCACCGACCCCGCCGCCGAGGTCTTCGACCGCCTCACGGGCTCCTCGCCCGACCTCGCTGACAGCCTCGCCGGCCCCCCGCAGGGCGGGCTCCACGCTGCGCACCGCCTGCTCGATGATCTGCGGGTTGCGGTCGATCGTGGTCAGCACGCGTTCCAGAATCCGGGCAACCGTGTCGAGCCGGACCTTGAGCAGCGCCTCGGCCTGCACGCCGGAAATGGTCAGCGATACCCGCCCCAGCGCAACGTCCGCCCCGACGTTGAGCTTGACCAGGTCCAGCACCTCGGCCTGCAACGACACCCGCGCCCGGAGATCTTCGACCTCGACCTTGATCTCTTCCACGGAAAGGTTCGGCACGTCCAGCAGCACATCGGGCTCGGCACCGGCCGCGGCTAGCTCTGCCTCGGAAATCTCGTCCTCAGCCACTTCTGCACTTTGAGGTGGCTCGTCGTCAGGCTCGCGCCGACCACCGACCTCGTCGCCGTCCGGTGCCCTCACACGATCACCTACTCCGTCCGGTGCGTGGCAGTCAGACCGTCTGGGGCTCACCCTCCGCCTCCGGCCGCGTCCCTGTCTTGGGCCTTTCGACTCCCCGACTTGCCGTTGAGCTGATCCGTGGGGGAGAAACCCGGTGCATGCAGCCGGCAGCGGAGACCAAGATCAGCCGCCGATGTAGGACATCTCCACCTTGCGGGCCCGGTTGGCTTCGGTGGTGCGCAACTCGGAGTACCTGTCGGTGCGGCGACCCCAGATCGCCTGGATGCGGCGTTCCAGTTCGGCGTCGTCGGCCCCGCCGCGCACCAATGCGCGCAGGTCGTGCCCGCGGGCGGCGAAAAGGCAGGTGAACAGCTCGCCCTGGGCGCTCAGCCGGGCCCGGGTGCAGGTCCGGCAGAACGGCTCGGTGACCGAGGCGATGATGCCGACCTCGCCGCGGCCGTCCCGGTAGCGGTAGCGCTGGGCCACCTCCCCGGGGTAGTCGGAGTCCACCGGTTCGACCGGCCATCTGGCGTGCAGACGGTCGACGATCTCGCGGGCGGGCACGACGTCGTCCATCCGCCATCCGTTGGTGGTGCCTACGTCCATGTACTCGATGAACCGCACCGTGTAGCCGTGCGCGCGACCGAACTCGGCCAGTTCGAGGAGGTCCGCACCGTCGTTCATGCCCCGCTTGACCACGGTGTTGATCTTGATCGGCGCCAGGCCCACTTCCTCGGCGGTGGCGATGCCCTGCAGGATCCGGGACAGCGGCACCCGCGTGTCGCTGATCCGCGCGAACCGGTCCGCATCCAGCGAGTCGAGGCTGACCGTCACCCGCGAAAGGCCCGCGTCGCGCAATGCCCGTGCCTGAGCGGCCAGCAGCGAGGCGTTCGTGGTGAGCGCGAGGTCGTCGATCCCGTCGACCTCCGTCAGCATCGCCACCAGCTTGTCGAGCTGGCGGCGCAGCAGGGGTTCCCCACCGGTCAGCCGGATCTTCCGCACGCCCTGGCGGGAAAAGGCCCGCACCAGCCTGGTGATCTCCTCGAAGGTCAGCAGCTCCGAGCGCGGCAGGAACACGTGATCCGGGCCGAAGACCTCCCTGGGCATGCAGTACCGGCAGCGGAAGTTGCACCGGTCGGTCACGGAGATCCGCAGATCCCGCAGCCACCGGCCGAATCGGTCCGGTGCTTGACTGTCGGCGTACCTGGCGTCGTGCATCCCGCCTCCAGGATGGAAGCTCAACCTTTGATGGTGCTCCCGCCACGGGTTCCCGGGCAACAGCGCCGCGATCGCGGAAACGGTAGCCCCCGGCGGCCGGGGTTACGAGAGTGTCAGCGGACCGCGGAAGGTCTGCGTGCCCGTTGTCAACGAAACGTTCTTAAGTGACGAGTGCGCACGGAGATAATTTAGTTCTCGGGCGAGGTCACCGGCATTGTTGCTGCCGGCGTTGGACGAGATGTTCAAAGTGGACAGGACGCCCACCGCGCGGCCTGCGGAATCCAGCACGGCGCTCCCGGAATCACCCGGGATACCTGGTGTGACGGTGACGATGGTGTGACTCCACCCGCCGCCGGTGTCGCCGAGGGACGTGCCCTGCTTGGCGTTCAGGTCACTGGCTCCGGCTCGCAACTGCGAGCTGCCGTAAGACACGACCACCTCGCCCTGCCGCAGCCCCTCGGTGTTCAGGCCGCTGGGACCGCCCCAGAACGCCAGGCTCGGGTTGACCTTCCCGACGTCGGCCGGATCGAGTTCGACCAGTGCGAAATCGTTGTAGGCGCAGGCGTTGGCGTCCTTCTCCTTGACCGCCTGCATGGTCAGCCACGAGCTGTAGGCCAGCACTCCCTGCTTGCTCGCCCCGGTGACCTTCACCTTGGTACCGATGGGCAGCGACGACGAGGTGCAACCGTTGACCTGATCGGCATTGGTGGCGGCGGCGGCGCAATGCGCGGCCTGCCCGAGATACACCTTCGACCCGCTCGTGAACACGAAGTTCGAGGTGCACTGCGCGGAGTTGGTCACGGTCTGCACACCGGGATGCACGGCCGCGCTGGACGCAGCCGCCCAGTCCGGGCCCGCCGATGCAGACCCGGCAACCGCCAGAAAGGCGACGCAGACCAACGAAGTCACCGGGCCGAGGCGCGTTCTCACGATCACGGCATCCTCCCGGAACAATTGAGAACCCATGCCGTAACTAAGGCTGGCAGCGAGGCGCGAACACCCCGACCGATCCCTGATACCACAAGCCGCCGCCCGGGGCGATGCCGATCACGACGCCGTGCCCGTCGCCGCGCAGGAAGACCGGCTTCGAGGCCGTCATGCGGGGCCGCGCGTGGTTATTCGTCCGCCAGGGCAGCTTCACCGGCAACTGGTGCGGGTCGGGCATGGCGGCGCGGCCCCACGACTGCTGCGGGCCATCGCGCGTCTCACCGAGCACACGGGTCGTCGGCCGGACCGCTCCTGCTGGTGCGGTCTTTTCGCTCCCCTGCAACGGAATCCGGCTTTTCCGGACATGCGGGGCGCGGGCGCCGCATGACCCCGCGCGCCTAAATGAGGCCGATGGCACACGGTGACCAACGATGCGAGAACGCGCGCATCACGACGCGATAACCAAACGCCGAAGGTGTCGTTGGTTGACTGAAAGCAACTTGACAAAGTCACTGACCGCCGCCCCTTTTCGACCGGAATTCATGTTTTCCGAAAGCTGGAGCGTGTCGGTTCTTCCGCGGATGCGGCGGATACACTCCCCGAGCCCTCAGCCCACCGGCGGGGTTTTGCACCGACAAGAACGAAAGACCGGACCATGCCGCCTTCCCGCGCCCAGGTGGTGTGCGCCGGTCAGATCGGAGCGACGTGGGCTGCTCCCACACCGATGGATGTCCTCTCTTTCCACTGCTCAATGCGAGCCTGCGCAACTGGCGCGACTACTACTGCGACACCGAGGACCGCTGGCTCGACTGTGCTCGATACCAGCTGGCAGTGACCGGCCGACCGGTACCGATCTCGCTACTGCCGAACGGCCGCGACGCTCAGCACCTCAAAGACGTCGCCGCCAACCGATCCGCCGCGGCCGCGAGCCGGACGCCGCGCCCGCCGCGGCCCGAGCCACCGCAGGCCACCGCCTGGTTCGATCCCGCACCGAAACCCGAACCGGCCCAGCCGTTCGCGCCGCCGCCCGCACCGGTTCCGAAGCCCCCGGGGAGCTCACCGGCCCGATCAACGCCGCTCGCGCGGCAAGCGCAGCGTTCGAGGCGCCGTTGGTGGAGGCGACTCGCCGATTGGATGAGAGGCCCCGCATGAGCGACTACTGGCCCTGGTGGCAAGGCGCCGTCGCGCTCGCCCTGGTCACCATCAACTACACCCTCACCACTGACCGATCGTTAGGGGTGTCCTCGGCGTGGGATCGCGTCTTGCACTGGCGCACCGAACGACGCATAGAACGGCTGGACGCACAGTTCACCGATGACCGTGCCCTCGCCAGGGCTCTCGCGGCGGCCACCGCCGAAGAGTTCGGCGAGCACCCGGGAGTGCCGACGGAGCCCGACGACGCGCAGGCACCTGAAAACGTTGGGCCCACGGCACGTGCACAAGCCGAGACCGCCGGCCTGCGACCGGCGCCGCTGATCACCCAGGCCGCCCTGCTCCTGTCGATTTTCGTCGGCGGATGGGCCGCGGCGGTCACCGCCGGCCGGTTCGAGCTCCGGTTCGACATGGGCCAGGGCTTCCGCGAACTCGTCACCGCCGACCCGGCCGTCATGATCGGCGTGTTGTTCGGGGGAGGCATACTCGTCGGTTTCGGCACCCGCCTCGCTGGCGGGTGCAGCTCCGGCCACGGCCTGAGCGGCTGCGGCCGACTGCGGCCGGTCAGCATCGTCGCCACCGCCGTCTTCTTCGGTACTGCGGTCCTCGTTTCGTTCCTGCTGTGGAAGGTGATCTGATGCGTACCCGCGGCGCGGTTCTCGTCACCAACATCATCACCGGGCTGGCCCTCGGCTACACCGTCACCAACATCGGATTCGGCGACTACGGCGAGCTCAACCGCATGTTCACCTTCCGGGATCCGCGCATGCTCCTTGCCTTCGCCGCCGCGGTCGCGATCATCGTGGTGGTCTTCGCCCTGGTGGGCGTCCGCCGCACACCGGGGCGCATCCACGCCGGCGTGATCCCCGGCGCGGTGCTCTTCGGCACCGGCTGGGCGATCTCGGGTGGCTGCCCGGCGATCCCGATCATCCAGCTCGCCAGCGGATACCTCCCCGCCCTCGTCACGATCGCCGGCGTCGTCGTCGGCATCTGGCTCTGCCGCTGGGCCAACGCCAGGTACTTCCGCCTGGACCGCGGATCCTGTGGGCTGTAGCGGTCTCCCGCCGGCGCGCTTGGCGCGGTCGCGGACCTTTTCGCGCTATTTGGCGGGACGGGACCTCTGAGCCGCCAGACGGATGGCAAGCAGGAACGCGATCCAGGCTCCGCCGAGGGCGTAGCCCGCCAGGACGTCGGTGAGCCAGTGAGCCCCGAGGTAGATCCGGGACACACCGACGACCAGCACGATGAGCGAGGCGGCGACGAGCGTGGCGGCGCGGGCGCGGGGTGGGTAAGTGCGCGTCAGCACGAGCGCCAGCATGCCCCAGGTCGCGATCGCCTGGGTGGCGTGGCCGGATGGGTAGGCGGCTCCGCCGGCTTGGGTGATCAGCTCGGCCACCGGCGGGCGAGGCCGGTCGATGACGGCCTTGATGGTCGTGTACAGGGCAACGCCTCCGAGGTAGGCGGCCCAGATCTCGACGGCCGCCCGCACCGCGCCTCGTGTCGCCAGGAGGAACGCGGTGGCCACCAACAGGATCGGGACGAGGACGACGCCGGATCCCAGCCAGGTCACGACCTGCATTCCCGCGGACAGCCAGTAGGTGCGGTGGGCCACCGCGAAACCCTCGACCACGGGGTCCAGCCGAGCGGTTCCCGCCCGTTCGACGACGTCGTCAGTCAGTCCGGCCAACAGCCATGCTCCGGTCCCGCCGAGCAGCACTGCGGCGCTGAACCCGGAGGAGGCATGCGGATCGGGCCGCCCCGTGCGCAAATCCACCTGAGCCGTGAGGTGTCGGCGGGGCGGCTGGGTCCAGCGGTGTCGTTCCGTCATCGTCTCCATCCCCGCATCGGCGATCGCGAACGCGCACGCAGACTGATCTCGACCGCGCGGTGCGGACGGCAGCAGCCCGGGCCCAGGGCTCGACAATGGCGGCGGCCACGCGGGCGAGGTAGATCAACCGTATCGCGAGCGCCGACAAGGACGTGCTGCTGGTCGGCACGGGACGACGTGCCCCGACCGACACGGAGAAGGCCGAACTGGACGAGCTGGCCGCGAGACTCCCGCTCGTCCTCGGGTGATCGGCTGGCCGCACGGGGCCTTCGGCGCGGGCTGATCCCGCTGTCCTGCTTCGATGTCAGGAGCGCGTGCTGATCCAGTGCCAGGCATGGCGCAGCAGGGCGCGGAAACGGCCTTCTCCTGTTCGCCGGGAGGAGGCCCTGTTGCGCTTGGCGACGGCCGTTTCGCTGTACTCCCGGAGATCTTCGCGGCCGACCGACAGCAGCGCGCCGCGTTCGTGCAACTCCGCGATCTGGTCCGCGTCGGCGAACAGGTGGCGACCGAAAAGTGGCATTTCTTGGATGATCAAGCCCTCGAAGATGTCCATCGGCAGGTCGGCGACCACGCGTTCCACGACACCCACCCGTGCACCGGTGTGATCGAAGACCGGCGTGCCTTCGTCGAGGGCAAGGTATGCGATGGGACGGCCCAGGTCCTCCACGGCTCTTTAGGCTACGCCCGAATCGCTCGTGCGCCCGAGGAGCGTCCGCCACGCGCTCGCGGGCCGTCGAGGGGCCGCCATCGCCCGGGAAGGAAGCAGTGCGTGCAGGTTCGTGCGCTTCGCACGGCAACCTAGACTTCGCGCAGCTGCTCAACATGCCGCCGCCCAGCGGGAGCGCATGATCACCGACGCGGATAATCCCCTTGCGAAGCTGGACAATAAGCTGGCGGCGAGGTGAGCTGATGAGATATCGGATGGACCGAAAAATTGTACGGTTATTCCCGCGACGTCCGATTCATGCGGTGGTTGCATTGGGAATCGTGGTCGGACTGAGCGCGTGCAGCCCGTCCGGCTTGCCGGGTTCGGGGGAAGAAAGACCCTCCACCCCCTCCCCTGTGGTGGACATCACGCCGGCGGCGGGCGACCAGATCAACCCCACTGCGCCGATCGTGGTTTCGGTGCGGGACGGCAGCCTCACGTCGGTCACCGTGACGAGCCCGGCCGGCCAGCAGGTGAAGGGCGCGATGGCCGACGACAAGTTGAGCTGGCGCACCACCGAGGTTCTCGGTTACGGCTCGAACTACGAGGTCACTGCCACCGTGACCGGCAAGGACGGGAAGGCCACCACGCAGCACGGCACGGTCCGCACCCTCACCCCGAAGGCGCAGGCGTATCCCAGCCTCATTCCGGCGCCGAGGGCGGGTAACGATGTCGGCGTCGGTCAGCCGATCGTCGTCCGGTTCGACCACGAGATCAAAGACCGCGCCGCCGCCGAGAAGGGGCTGCACGTCACCGCCACGCCGGACCAGCCCGGGATGTGGTCGTGGATCTCCGCCCAAGAGGTCCACTACCGGCCGCAGCAGTACTGGAAGCCCGGAACCAAGGTGTCCGTCAAGGTCAACCTCTACGGCGTCGACCTGGGCAACGGCGTGTACGGGAAGACCGATCGCACGCTCGACTTCCAGGTGCACGACTCGTGGGTGGCCAAGGCCGATGGCAACACGGAGCAGATGCAGATCTTCCACAACGACAAGCTGGTGAACACCATGCCGATCAGCATGGGCAAGGACATCACGCCCACGCACGTCGGCACGCACGTGATCTCGGACAAGCAGCAGAAGTACACAATGGACTCCTGCACCTACGGCGTGTGTCCCGGCAACCCGGATTACTACCGGTCGGACGAGTTCTTCGCCGAACGCATCTCCAACGACGGCGAATTCGTCCACGAAAACCCGGCCAGCACGCCCCAGCAGGGAAACTCGAACGTCTCGCACGGATGCATCAACCTCGACCAGGCCAATGC
The sequence above is a segment of the Saccharopolyspora phatthalungensis genome. Coding sequences within it:
- a CDS encoding BTAD domain-containing putative transcriptional regulator; the protein is MGSAHRRTVLAVLAMSANQSVSRQQLIDAVWGESPPSSAEGSIYTYVSDIRRALEPERSRRNAGQILTTVSSGYCLRLPPDACDVHRFQEYRSRAQQCWARQDATGAIEALDSALRLWKGEALSGIPGPFASVQRPRLTELRLATLEQRAEIVIAEGGHAEIVAELSALVREHPMREALRALLMLALYRSDRKGEALAVFRETRQTLIEELGIEPASPLRNLHEQMLANDPSLARVPVRRSESTAPKAAPVDPTPSQPAPVKPAPPKLLGVESRQPSRPARFVGRSAEVSFLRDAVSDVAAGNGRAVWIEGEPGIGKSCLLAEGLAEAIASGCQVAWGVSDELGQRFTLRVLLECLGVKPDSADPRRAELASALRDRPDTSASDEDVQPVVHNLLNLVAELCADAPLVLVIDDLHWADAATLLVWQHLCRLRRELPLLLIGACRPVPVRAELDQVRANVEADATVLPLGPLPESAVHEFVSAIVGLPVSAKLRAVVKGARGNPRYVEETVNGLLREGAIVFAGGYADTDPSLDDAVPDAALSAIAGHLRFLSGQTTELLRRAALLGEQFSLAEAAIALDRPASDLIEMVDEACAAGLLMESHDLLAFRHPLVHKVFYAKMPNAVRLAMHRQLAEALAKAGAPADRVAAQLTAAPVTVDSWLIDWLLANVGVLSSNAPHSAAALLRAALNRGSISSAVREKFAAAFARLMFWLGREPASSAQFVVARTTDSLLDADMRLILAYIYYRRGGVGKALDEIRPAMRDELVPETWRSRYTPLLAALESAEFGDPGNRQAVTAQRRDSRSTPETSDRAPDAFETVPQLADLWMLALDDTMLALQDLDHVDDALGALRAAEHYATSHTLPGEISVAGVVHYYWLGLWPDALGKVSAMTLADSLTESYLLGRPGASAILHGVAALIAGHRNEQATARAHLHSAGQWSRRNPTGFLAGSDFLLMARSLLAEGQGRLEAALERRVPILTSDFAPMTHRYRWLPGVARIAAQLGDSEAMRLALEVCESEMRRDRTAAREAAAAHCRGLVNRDLGAVLTAADHYRSAGRRIELAGAEEDAAILFAERSRLDDARAALGASLSTYAELGAVWNVQQAESRLEQFGLQRLPGATARASGEAEPPGAVQDLRP
- the moaA gene encoding GTP 3',8-cyclase MoaA, with translation MHDARYADSQAPDRFGRWLRDLRISVTDRCNFRCRYCMPREVFGPDHVFLPRSELLTFEEITRLVRAFSRQGVRKIRLTGGEPLLRRQLDKLVAMLTEVDGIDDLALTTNASLLAAQARALRDAGLSRVTVSLDSLDADRFARISDTRVPLSRILQGIATAEEVGLAPIKINTVVKRGMNDGADLLELAEFGRAHGYTVRFIEYMDVGTTNGWRMDDVVPAREIVDRLHARWPVEPVDSDYPGEVAQRYRYRDGRGEVGIIASVTEPFCRTCTRARLSAQGELFTCLFAARGHDLRALVRGGADDAELERRIQAIWGRRTDRYSELRTTEANRARKVEMSYIGG
- a CDS encoding serine protease codes for the protein MIVRTRLGPVTSLVCVAFLAVAGSASAGPDWAAASSAAVHPGVQTVTNSAQCTSNFVFTSGSKVYLGQAAHCAAAATNADQVNGCTSSSLPIGTKVKVTGASKQGVLAYSSWLTMQAVKEKDANACAYNDFALVELDPADVGKVNPSLAFWGGPSGLNTEGLRQGEVVVSYGSSQLRAGASDLNAKQGTSLGDTGGGWSHTIVTVTPGIPGDSGSAVLDSAGRAVGVLSTLNISSNAGSNNAGDLARELNYLRAHSSLKNVSLTTGTQTFRGPLTLS
- a CDS encoding YeeE/YedE family protein, encoding MSDYWPWWQGAVALALVTINYTLTTDRSLGVSSAWDRVLHWRTERRIERLDAQFTDDRALARALAAATAEEFGEHPGVPTEPDDAQAPENVGPTARAQAETAGLRPAPLITQAALLLSIFVGGWAAAVTAGRFELRFDMGQGFRELVTADPAVMIGVLFGGGILVGFGTRLAGGCSSGHGLSGCGRLRPVSIVATAVFFGTAVLVSFLLWKVI
- a CDS encoding YeeE/YedE thiosulfate transporter family protein; translation: MRTRGAVLVTNIITGLALGYTVTNIGFGDYGELNRMFTFRDPRMLLAFAAAVAIIVVVFALVGVRRTPGRIHAGVIPGAVLFGTGWAISGGCPAIPIIQLASGYLPALVTIAGVVVGIWLCRWANARYFRLDRGSCGL
- a CDS encoding phosphatase PAP2 family protein, which produces MTERHRWTQPPRRHLTAQVDLRTGRPDPHASSGFSAAVLLGGTGAWLLAGLTDDVVERAGTARLDPVVEGFAVAHRTYWLSAGMQVVTWLGSGVVLVPILLVATAFLLATRGAVRAAVEIWAAYLGGVALYTTIKAVIDRPRPPVAELITQAGGAAYPSGHATQAIATWGMLALVLTRTYPPRARAATLVAASLIVLVVGVSRIYLGAHWLTDVLAGYALGGAWIAFLLAIRLAAQRSRPAK